In Nostoc sp. CENA543, a single genomic region encodes these proteins:
- the crtO gene encoding beta-carotene ketolase CrtO, which produces MQEYDVVIIGAGHNGLVCAAYLLKAGYSVLLLEKRPVPGGAATTEECLPKEAPGFKFNLCAIDHEFIHLGPVVEELELTKYGLEYLECDPVVFCPHPDGKYFLAHKSLEKTCAEIARYSERDAKKYAEFTDYWQRAIGAMIPMFNAPPKSIIDIAGNYDITKLKDLFSVIGSPNKTLDFVRNMMTSAEDLLNEWFDSEFLKAPLARLASELGAPPSQKTLAIGAIMMAMRHNPGMARPRGGTGALVKALVNLVTAKGGVILTDQQVEKLLIDNGKAVGVRASGGKEYRAKYGVISNIDAKRLFLQMTDKSDVDAADPDLWERLERRIVNNNETILKIDLALDEPLRFPYHAHKDEYLVGSILIADSVAHVEQAHSKCTLGEIPDADPSMYVVMPSFLDPTLAPPGKHTVWIEFFAPYQIAGAEGTGLKGTGWTDELKNQVADKVVEKLATYAPNVKTATIARRVESPAELGERLGAYKGNYYHIDMTLDQMVFFRPLPEIANYKTPIENLFLTGAGTHPGGSISGMPGRNCARVFLQTKHPITQTLKDARESIKSTVGSVFGIS; this is translated from the coding sequence ATGCAAGAGTATGATGTAGTTATTATCGGTGCAGGTCACAACGGGCTAGTTTGTGCAGCTTATTTGCTCAAAGCTGGCTATAGTGTCCTACTCCTAGAAAAACGTCCTGTCCCTGGTGGTGCAGCTACCACAGAAGAATGTTTACCCAAAGAAGCCCCCGGTTTTAAATTTAACCTCTGTGCAATTGACCATGAATTTATTCATTTGGGGCCAGTGGTTGAAGAACTAGAATTAACAAAATATGGCTTAGAATATTTGGAATGTGACCCAGTAGTTTTTTGCCCCCATCCTGACGGTAAATATTTTCTCGCCCATAAATCTCTAGAAAAAACCTGTGCTGAAATTGCCCGTTATAGTGAACGCGATGCCAAAAAATATGCTGAATTTACCGACTATTGGCAACGGGCAATAGGTGCAATGATTCCTATGTTTAATGCACCGCCAAAATCCATCATCGATATTGCTGGTAACTACGACATTACCAAATTAAAAGATTTATTTTCTGTCATTGGTTCGCCAAACAAAACACTAGATTTTGTACGCAACATGATGACCAGTGCAGAAGATTTATTAAATGAGTGGTTTGATTCTGAATTTCTTAAAGCACCCCTTGCTAGACTTGCTTCTGAATTAGGTGCGCCGCCATCCCAAAAAACTTTAGCTATTGGTGCAATTATGATGGCAATGCGTCACAACCCCGGTATGGCTAGACCACGGGGTGGTACTGGCGCACTAGTCAAAGCTTTAGTTAATTTAGTGACAGCAAAAGGTGGTGTTATTCTCACAGACCAACAGGTAGAAAAACTATTAATTGATAATGGTAAAGCTGTTGGCGTTAGGGCATCTGGTGGAAAAGAATACCGTGCTAAATATGGAGTGATTTCTAATATTGATGCCAAGCGGTTATTTTTACAAATGACCGATAAGAGTGATGTTGATGCAGCCGACCCAGATTTATGGGAAAGATTAGAACGTCGTATTGTCAACAATAATGAAACTATCCTCAAAATTGACTTGGCTTTAGACGAACCCCTGCGCTTTCCCTATCATGCTCACAAAGACGAATATTTAGTTGGGTCTATCTTAATTGCAGATTCCGTTGCCCATGTGGAACAAGCCCATAGTAAATGTACCTTGGGAGAAATTCCTGATGCTGACCCATCTATGTATGTCGTAATGCCGAGTTTCCTTGACCCCACCCTCGCACCTCCAGGAAAACATACTGTGTGGATTGAATTTTTTGCCCCATATCAAATTGCAGGCGCAGAAGGTACAGGTTTAAAAGGAACTGGTTGGACTGATGAATTAAAAAACCAAGTTGCAGATAAAGTTGTGGAGAAATTAGCCACTTATGCCCCTAACGTCAAAACTGCAACTATCGCCCGTCGTGTAGAAAGTCCCGCAGAATTAGGTGAGAGATTAGGTGCGTACAAAGGTAATTATTACCATATTGATATGACATTAGATCAAATGGTGTTTTTCCGCCCTCTGCCAGAAATTGCTAATTACAAAACCCCCATTGAGAATCTCTTTTTAACTGGTGCAGGTACACATCCCGGTGGTTCAATTTCAGGAATGCCAGGACGTAATTGTGCGCGGGTATTTTTGCAGACTAAGCACCCCATCACCCAGACTTTAAAGGATGCACGGGAATCAATTAAGTCTACAGTCGGTTCGGTATTTGGTATCAGTTAA
- a CDS encoding DJ-1/PfpI/YhbO family deglycase/protease, with product MTDHNNHSVKKKVAILIEQAVEDVEFIIPCNGLKQAGFEVVVLGARMNEKYKGKRGKLSVQADATTTEAIASEFDAVVIPGGMAPDRMRRNPNTVRFVQEAMQQGKLVAAVCHGPQMLIEADLLQGKRATGFIAIRQDMINAGANYEDEALVVDGNLITSREPGDLPIFTTAILNRLGYGGKEAALPDVKNTGADWWKLADAWGGSTKTEIVRGLNTALAGERYSLEALQSYAEKESDTQAKALFQDMIVNKQRHIERIETYLQRLGEKPSLSANIANQYAKVKSTLTGSDDIYQIRCALGDLQTGIGDIGNLCAMYTDPVATAIFKGIYQDLVQYEQRLVNLYRTRIAAVIKPPQPTTGAAVSI from the coding sequence ATGACCGACCACAACAATCATTCTGTTAAGAAAAAAGTAGCGATTCTCATTGAACAAGCAGTAGAAGACGTAGAATTTATCATTCCTTGCAATGGACTAAAACAAGCTGGGTTTGAGGTAGTTGTCCTGGGTGCGCGGATGAATGAAAAATATAAGGGCAAACGCGGTAAACTATCTGTGCAAGCTGATGCTACCACTACAGAGGCGATCGCATCAGAATTTGATGCTGTAGTTATTCCCGGTGGGATGGCCCCCGATAGAATGCGCCGCAACCCCAATACAGTCCGCTTTGTGCAAGAAGCAATGCAGCAAGGAAAGCTAGTGGCTGCGGTTTGTCACGGGCCACAGATGTTAATTGAAGCTGATTTACTCCAAGGTAAGCGCGCTACGGGTTTTATTGCAATTCGCCAGGATATGATTAACGCTGGTGCAAATTACGAAGATGAAGCATTAGTAGTTGACGGTAACTTAATTACATCCCGTGAACCCGGAGATTTACCCATTTTTACCACCGCAATTTTGAACCGTTTGGGTTACGGCGGTAAAGAAGCTGCATTACCAGATGTCAAAAACACCGGTGCAGACTGGTGGAAGCTGGCCGACGCTTGGGGTGGTTCGACTAAAACTGAAATCGTGCGTGGCTTAAATACAGCTTTGGCTGGAGAACGTTATTCACTAGAAGCACTACAAAGTTACGCAGAAAAAGAATCAGATACACAAGCTAAAGCGTTGTTTCAAGACATGATTGTGAATAAACAACGCCACATCGAAAGAATAGAAACATATCTGCAAAGACTTGGCGAAAAACCATCTTTAAGTGCAAATATTGCCAATCAATATGCCAAAGTCAAATCAACCTTGACAGGTAGCGATGATATCTACCAGATACGCTGCGCCTTGGGTGATTTACAAACAGGTATTGGTGATATTGGTAACTTGTGTGCAATGTACACAGACCCAGTAGCAACCGCTATTTTTAAAGGAATTTACCAAGATTTAGTGCAGTATGAACAACGATTAGTTAACCTATATCGCACACGCATAGCTGCGGTAATTAAGCCTCCTCAACCGACAACAGGCGCAGCTGTTTCAATTTAA
- a CDS encoding DUF6335 family protein, with the protein MTENNQNHEVKSDDLPQVVTESYGTGVKDIPGYNIGGRILQERRREYTQTSPELTGGDVDAYWQDADSVGEEAVGGTAPTPDQNVTEDIEAAVGLAMDDNELLHTQDILERRDDARWELDPTSAEDYQERQSDDT; encoded by the coding sequence ATGACAGAAAATAATCAAAATCACGAAGTTAAATCTGATGATTTACCACAAGTAGTCACCGAGTCCTATGGTACAGGTGTGAAGGATATCCCTGGCTACAATATTGGCGGCAGAATTCTGCAAGAAAGAAGACGAGAATATACACAAACCAGTCCCGAATTAACTGGTGGTGATGTGGATGCTTATTGGCAAGATGCTGACTCTGTAGGCGAAGAAGCTGTTGGCGGAACTGCACCCACTCCTGACCAGAATGTGACGGAAGACATAGAAGCGGCTGTGGGTTTAGCAATGGATGATAACGAACTACTGCACACTCAAGACATTTTAGAACGCCGTGACGATGCACGCTGGGAATTAGATCCTACCTCTGCCGAAGATTATCAAGAACGGCAATCAGATGATACCTAA
- a CDS encoding DUF2267 domain-containing protein: MDYNEFITHVQSLAQSNSREEAERATCATLETIKERISGDEAQDLSAQLPQQLSQCLQGREGEPDQSFNLQDFIVRVSQKENLEPTTTAIHVRAVFAVLQNAVTPQEFAKLHRHFSHDYEEMFGTPPTSEVPA; the protein is encoded by the coding sequence ATGGACTATAACGAGTTTATTACTCATGTACAAAGCTTGGCTCAATCTAACTCCCGTGAAGAGGCAGAACGTGCTACCTGTGCGACTCTAGAAACGATAAAAGAACGCATTTCTGGAGATGAAGCTCAAGATTTATCTGCTCAATTACCACAACAATTAAGTCAGTGTTTGCAAGGTCGGGAAGGGGAGCCAGACCAAAGCTTTAATTTACAAGATTTTATTGTGCGTGTTAGTCAAAAAGAAAATCTAGAACCAACAACAACTGCAATTCATGTACGTGCAGTTTTTGCAGTGTTGCAAAATGCTGTAACACCACAGGAATTTGCTAAATTACATCGACATTTTTCTCACGACTATGAGGAAATGTTTGGGACACCTCCAACTAGTGAAGTTCCCGCTTAG
- a CDS encoding zinc-dependent alcohol dehydrogenase, which yields MKAVCWYSANEVRVESVPDPTILNPRDAIIKVTSTAICGSDLHIYGGYIPTVQQGDIIGHEFMGEVVEVGQGIENLKIGDRVVVPSTIGCGRCHYCQHDMWSLCDNSNPKAWIEEKLFGNITSAIYGYSHMLGGYAGAQAEYVRVPFADVGVVKVPPDLSDEMLLFISDAIPTGYMGAEFCDIQPGDTVAVWGCGAVGQFAMISAYMMGAEKVIAIDRFPERLEMAKKYAKAEIINYEEVNAGEALKEMTGGRGPDACIDAVGLEAHGVGIEDFYDQTKQKLKLETDRPHVLREMMVACRKGGTLSIMGVYGGFVDKIPFGAAFNKGLTFRMGQMHGQKYMHLLLQLVLDGKLDPSFVVTHQLPLEQAPRAYEIFQQKLDNCVKVVLKP from the coding sequence ATGAAAGCTGTTTGTTGGTATAGTGCAAATGAAGTTAGGGTAGAGTCAGTCCCAGACCCGACAATACTCAATCCCCGTGATGCGATTATTAAAGTTACTTCTACGGCGATTTGTGGGTCAGATTTGCATATTTATGGTGGCTATATTCCCACAGTACAGCAAGGTGACATTATCGGTCACGAATTTATGGGGGAAGTTGTAGAAGTTGGTCAAGGAATTGAGAATTTAAAAATAGGCGATCGCGTCGTTGTTCCTTCTACAATTGGCTGTGGTAGATGCCATTATTGTCAGCATGATATGTGGTCATTGTGCGACAACTCTAACCCCAAAGCTTGGATAGAAGAAAAACTCTTCGGCAACATCACCTCAGCTATTTACGGCTACTCTCATATGTTAGGGGGTTATGCAGGCGCGCAAGCTGAATATGTGCGCGTACCTTTCGCTGATGTGGGTGTGGTGAAAGTCCCGCCAGATTTATCAGATGAAATGTTATTATTCATCTCCGATGCTATCCCTACCGGTTACATGGGAGCAGAATTTTGCGACATTCAACCAGGAGATACTGTCGCAGTTTGGGGTTGTGGTGCAGTCGGACAATTTGCCATGATTAGTGCCTATATGATGGGTGCAGAAAAAGTCATTGCTATTGACCGCTTTCCTGAACGCTTAGAAATGGCAAAAAAATACGCCAAAGCCGAAATTATTAATTACGAAGAAGTCAATGCAGGGGAAGCATTAAAAGAAATGACTGGCGGACGTGGCCCTGATGCTTGCATTGATGCGGTTGGTTTAGAAGCGCATGGTGTGGGAATAGAAGATTTCTATGACCAAACCAAGCAAAAACTAAAATTAGAAACAGACCGTCCCCATGTATTAAGAGAAATGATGGTGGCTTGTCGTAAAGGTGGGACTCTCTCCATCATGGGTGTCTATGGTGGATTTGTAGATAAGATACCTTTTGGTGCTGCTTTTAATAAAGGTCTTACCTTCAGAATGGGACAAATGCACGGACAAAAATATATGCACTTGTTACTACAACTAGTATTAGATGGCAAACTTGATCCATCTTTTGTAGTTACCCATCAATTACCTCTAGAACAAGCACCCCGTGCTTATGAAATTTTTCAACAAAAACTAGACAACTGCGTCAAAGTTGTACTCAAACCTTGA
- a CDS encoding cytochrome P450 produces MQLPKIPPTPAVLQILNWVFRPMAYMEECTQRYGDVFALKLDKSIPPLVFVSNPQDLQIILTQDTKELEAPGDLNGLLEGLLGKRSVVTISGVEHQRQRQLMMPPLHGERMRAYSQIINNTTTKVISQYPQGQPFNIRHVSQEITLRVIMQAVFGLDEGVRAEKLQQLLGEILENTSSVWRIALLYLPALQRDFGPIKIWGRQLELQEQADRLMYDEIQERRENPDSSRTDILSLLMDARDEAGQPMTDIELRDELMTLLVAGHETTATAIAWAMYWIHKLPQVKEKLIQELDSLGDNPDPSTIYKLPYLSAVCAETLRIYPVGMLTFARRVKTPITLGGYELPPGTPVIGAIYLTHQREDLYPQPKQFKPERFLERQFSPYEYLPFGGGARRCIGLAFAQWEMKLAIAKILTMRELELVNNREVKPQRRGLVTGPDHPIQMVIKNQRQIKSRSLETSTVG; encoded by the coding sequence ATGCAGCTACCAAAAATACCTCCAACCCCAGCAGTTTTACAAATTCTGAATTGGGTATTTCGTCCTATGGCTTACATGGAAGAATGTACTCAACGCTATGGGGACGTTTTTGCTCTCAAACTAGATAAAAGTATTCCACCTTTAGTGTTTGTCAGCAACCCCCAAGATTTACAGATTATTTTGACCCAAGATACTAAAGAATTAGAAGCCCCAGGCGATTTAAATGGTTTGCTGGAAGGTTTGCTAGGTAAACGTTCTGTAGTGACTATTTCTGGTGTAGAACACCAACGCCAACGGCAATTAATGATGCCTCCTTTGCATGGCGAAAGAATGCGCGCCTACAGTCAAATCATCAACAATACGACAACCAAAGTCATCAGCCAATATCCCCAAGGACAACCTTTTAATATTCGTCATGTCTCCCAAGAAATTACTCTGCGCGTCATTATGCAGGCGGTTTTTGGTCTAGATGAAGGAGTCCGCGCCGAAAAATTGCAACAGCTTTTAGGGGAAATTTTAGAGAATACCAGTTCTGTGTGGCGTATTGCTTTATTATATCTTCCCGCCTTACAGCGAGATTTTGGGCCGATTAAAATCTGGGGAAGACAATTAGAACTCCAGGAACAAGCCGACCGACTAATGTATGATGAAATCCAGGAACGGCGTGAAAATCCCGACTCTTCACGCACAGATATCCTGAGTTTACTTATGGATGCCAGGGATGAAGCAGGTCAACCCATGACGGATATAGAGTTGCGGGATGAGTTGATGACACTATTGGTAGCAGGTCACGAAACTACTGCCACAGCTATAGCCTGGGCGATGTACTGGATTCATAAATTACCACAAGTTAAGGAAAAACTTATACAAGAACTAGATAGTTTGGGTGATAATCCCGACCCCAGCACAATTTACAAGTTACCTTATCTAAGTGCTGTGTGCGCGGAAACCTTGCGAATTTACCCAGTAGGGATGTTAACATTTGCTAGAAGGGTGAAAACACCTATAACTTTGGGGGGTTATGAACTGCCGCCAGGAACACCAGTTATTGGTGCAATTTACCTAACCCACCAACGGGAAGATTTATATCCACAACCGAAGCAGTTTAAACCAGAACGCTTTTTAGAAAGACAGTTTTCACCCTATGAATACTTGCCCTTTGGTGGAGGTGCAAGACGCTGCATTGGTTTAGCCTTTGCCCAATGGGAAATGAAATTGGCGATCGCTAAAATTTTAACCATGCGAGAATTAGAGCTGGTCAACAATAGAGAAGTTAAACCCCAACGTCGCGGTTTAGTCACCGGGCCAGACCATCCTATCCAAATGGTGATTAAAAATCAGCGTCAAATCAAATCCCGTAGTTTAGAAACTTCCACTGTCGGGTGA
- a CDS encoding SRPBCC family protein: MTLTSGDKQAEASDLERWASLIGGGALVLMGLRQASLRGVLTALAGGGLIYQGATKRSTIQQAQEAIGLNKPIKVEKTVTINKPTEELYRYWHNFENLPTFMKHLKSVKVYNEKRSHWIANAPLGNSIEWDADILEDRENEFISWASVEGADVENSGFVRFQPAPGNRGTEVKVVLEYNPPGGTLTAIFAKLFGEEPEQQIGDELRRFKMLMEAGEIATTEGQPSGRK; encoded by the coding sequence GTGACTTTAACATCAGGGGATAAACAAGCTGAAGCTAGTGATTTAGAACGTTGGGCTTCGCTTATTGGTGGCGGTGCGTTAGTTTTAATGGGTTTACGACAAGCCTCTTTGCGGGGAGTATTGACAGCTTTAGCTGGAGGCGGCTTGATTTACCAAGGTGCGACCAAACGCAGCACCATTCAACAAGCCCAAGAAGCCATCGGTTTGAACAAACCCATCAAAGTTGAAAAGACGGTGACAATTAACAAGCCAACAGAGGAACTATACCGTTATTGGCACAACTTTGAGAATTTACCCACCTTCATGAAGCATCTCAAATCTGTCAAAGTTTACAATGAGAAGAGGTCTCACTGGATAGCTAATGCACCTCTTGGTAACAGCATAGAATGGGATGCAGACATCTTAGAAGACCGAGAGAATGAGTTTATTTCCTGGGCTTCCGTAGAAGGCGCAGATGTAGAAAACTCCGGTTTTGTGCGTTTTCAACCAGCACCAGGAAATCGAGGTACAGAAGTCAAAGTAGTTTTAGAATACAATCCCCCAGGTGGAACATTAACAGCAATTTTCGCCAAACTCTTTGGTGAAGAACCAGAACAACAAATAGGCGACGAACTGCGTCGTTTCAAAATGCTCATGGAAGCAGGCGAAATCGCCACCACAGAGGGACAGCCATCGGGGAGGAAATGA
- a CDS encoding OFA family MFS transporter produces MQLFGLPAEKGRWLLIPLGATVLLCLGTVYSWSIFRKPLEKLLNINATESLLPFTVLLMMFAVLMPITGFYIKRFGTRMITAIGGVIMGLGYILSGLNGNLQVLTFTYGVIAGVGVGIVYGVPLAVIAKWFPDKKGIAVGLTVIGFGLSPLITAPLAKSLIDSFGVRQTFLILGVSFTAIILAIATLLKTPPEDWQPAGWNPGFSVQSNTPLTTSETILQTPAFYGLWLCYTIGTFSGLAAIGISSPLAQEIIKLDATAAASTVSLFAVFNALGRLFFGWLTDRFSPKLGAIVSFTLVLIASLMMVKAGQGAIATYLVAFSLFYFSFGGWLAIAPTTTLILFSPADYAKNYGLVFTAYGAGALGGTLLAGRIRDIFGSYTIFFYPTTALAVLGIVLAVFMLKRSFSSVSVSQ; encoded by the coding sequence ATGCAGCTTTTTGGTTTGCCCGCAGAAAAAGGTAGATGGTTATTGATCCCTCTTGGTGCAACTGTTTTACTCTGCCTTGGTACTGTTTATTCGTGGAGTATTTTTAGAAAACCTCTAGAAAAGTTACTGAACATTAATGCTACAGAAAGCCTATTACCATTTACGGTCTTGTTAATGATGTTTGCTGTACTAATGCCAATTACAGGCTTTTACATCAAGCGTTTCGGGACTCGTATGATCACCGCAATCGGTGGCGTAATTATGGGACTTGGTTATATTTTATCAGGTCTAAATGGTAATTTACAGGTGTTAACTTTCACCTATGGCGTGATAGCGGGTGTGGGTGTGGGTATAGTTTATGGCGTACCGTTGGCAGTAATTGCTAAATGGTTTCCTGATAAAAAGGGTATTGCTGTTGGTTTAACTGTCATTGGTTTTGGTCTGTCTCCATTAATTACAGCACCTTTGGCGAAATCACTGATTGATAGCTTTGGAGTGCGACAAACTTTTTTAATTTTAGGTGTAAGTTTTACAGCTATTATTCTAGCGATCGCAACTTTGTTGAAGACACCCCCAGAAGACTGGCAACCAGCAGGTTGGAATCCTGGGTTCTCAGTCCAAAGCAATACCCCTTTGACAACTTCTGAAACCATACTGCAAACACCAGCATTTTATGGGTTATGGCTGTGCTATACCATCGGTACATTTTCAGGACTAGCAGCAATTGGCATTTCTAGCCCCTTAGCCCAAGAAATCATTAAACTAGATGCGACAGCAGCAGCTAGTACAGTCTCTTTATTTGCAGTGTTTAATGCTTTAGGGCGTTTGTTTTTTGGCTGGCTGACTGACCGTTTTAGTCCTAAGTTGGGGGCTATTGTTTCCTTTACCTTAGTATTAATTGCATCACTAATGATGGTGAAAGCTGGTCAGGGTGCTATAGCTACCTATTTAGTAGCGTTTTCCCTATTTTACTTTTCTTTTGGTGGATGGTTAGCGATCGCTCCTACAACTACCTTAATCTTATTTTCACCAGCAGACTATGCTAAAAATTACGGTCTGGTGTTCACAGCCTATGGTGCAGGTGCTTTAGGCGGGACTTTGCTAGCTGGCAGAATTAGAGATATATTCGGCAGTTACACAATTTTCTTCTACCCTACTACAGCACTGGCAGTTTTAGGTATTGTGTTAGCTGTGTTCATGCTCAAACGTAGTTTTTCTAGTGTTTCTGTTAGCCAATAA
- a CDS encoding DUF2993 domain-containing protein, giving the protein MSDQQSLDKQIISQVAEKSIANQLEAAEQIDIYVETDILKIVQGQADGVTFTGQGLVTKQNIRLQEIKLQTDNIDINPLGAIFGQIQLNKPVNLMARVTLTEADLNHALNSQFSRKLVQQFQVSVDGQVVDFDLQKMQISLHSQNHIELQGKVQLTENDHNRLLGFTAMLRPRTHSHPIILESFKCTQGEGISLDLIVPLMQKFQELTNLPYFQLEDINLSIKNVEIQQGKLILLMEANVNKIPDSVTQLLD; this is encoded by the coding sequence ATGTCAGACCAACAAAGTTTAGACAAGCAAATCATCTCTCAAGTAGCTGAAAAAAGTATTGCTAATCAACTCGAAGCAGCAGAACAAATTGATATATATGTAGAAACTGATATTTTAAAAATTGTGCAGGGACAAGCAGATGGTGTAACATTCACTGGGCAAGGATTAGTTACTAAACAAAATATCCGTCTTCAAGAAATTAAACTGCAAACAGATAATATAGACATTAACCCCTTGGGGGCTATTTTCGGTCAGATTCAACTCAACAAGCCAGTAAATCTCATGGCTCGTGTTACCCTGACTGAAGCCGATCTCAATCATGCACTAAATTCACAATTTTCTCGAAAATTAGTGCAGCAGTTCCAGGTGAGTGTGGATGGCCAAGTTGTAGATTTCGATTTACAAAAAATGCAAATATCCCTACACAGTCAAAATCACATTGAATTACAAGGAAAAGTGCAACTTACAGAAAATGACCATAATCGCTTATTAGGTTTTACCGCAATGCTGCGACCCCGAACTCACTCCCATCCCATCATCTTAGAAAGTTTTAAATGTACTCAAGGAGAAGGTATTTCTCTCGACCTCATTGTACCTTTAATGCAGAAATTTCAAGAACTAACAAATTTGCCTTATTTTCAATTAGAAGATATTAATTTAAGCATTAAAAATGTGGAAATACAACAAGGTAAATTAATTCTTTTAATGGAAGCTAATGTTAATAAAATACCTGATTCGGTGACACAATTACTTGATTAA